A window from Zingiber officinale cultivar Zhangliang chromosome 7A, Zo_v1.1, whole genome shotgun sequence encodes these proteins:
- the LOC122002050 gene encoding elongation of fatty acids protein 3-like, which translates to MEMKAINSSMTTSISTTRGVGGGAATAAAAGITYWLAEHPVIVGFRWSHAHSFGSTWSFLVEFLILNALAAASLNLLLRLLRIHQPLPLGPLLAVHSFAMSLSSAAIFLGMLLSVAAEIRDTRWSWGGRSATTPLRWLLCFPPGTRPSGRVFFWSYAFYLSRFLHLLRTFLHILRRRRRTLAGVFRHSARLCMSFLWLEFSQSFQVVVILCSTLAQAVVFGHRFWVGVGLPAASRSGPLLMLAFQATLTGCNLVCDLAVLLLHFAKGGGCNGIGAWVFNSILNAVLLLLFVDKTTDEVLEENGAARHKKQYTCQ; encoded by the coding sequence ATGGAGATGAAGGCGATCAATAGCAGCATGACCACAAGCATCAGCACGACCAGGGGAgtaggaggaggagcagcaacagcagCAGCCGCCGGAATCACATATTGGCTTGCGGAGCACCCGGTGATCGTCGGATTCCGGTGGAGCCACGCCCACTCCTTCGGGTCCACCTGGTCCTTCCTCGTAGAGTTCCTAATCCTTAACGCCCTCGCCGCCGCCTCCCTCaacctcctcctccgcctcctTCGCATCCACCAACCCCTCCCTCTCGGCCCTCTTCTCGCCGTCCACTCCTTCGCCATGTCCCTTTCCTCCGCAGCCATCTTTCTCGGCATGCTCCTCTCCGTCGCCGCCGAGATCCGCGACACCCGCTGGTCCTGGGGCGGCCGCTCCGCCACCACCCCGCTCCGCTGGCTCCTCTGCTTCCCGCCAGGCACCCGCCCCTCTGGCCGCGTCTTCTTCTGGTCCTACGCCTTCTACCTCTCCCGGTTCCTCCATCTCCTCCGCACCTTCCTCCACATCCTCCGCCGTCGCCGCCGCACCCTCGCCGGCGTCTTTCGCCACTCCGCCCGCCTCTGCATGTCCTTCCTCTGGCTGGAGTTCTCGCAGTCGTTTCAAGTCGTCGTCATACTCTGCTCCACTCTGGCGCAGGCCGTCGTCTTCGGCCACCGGTTCTGGGTCGGCGTCGGGCTGCCGGCGGCCTCCCGGAGCGGACCGTTACTGATGCTGGCCTTCCAGGCGACGCTCACCGGCTGCAACCTCGTCTGCGACCTCGCCGTGCTCCTCCTCCACTTCGCTAAGGGCGGCGGGTGCAACGGCATCGGCGCGTGGGTCTTCAACTCCATCCTCAACGctgttctcctcctcctcttcgtcgACAAGACGACAGACGAGGTCTTGGAGGAAAACGGCGCCGCCCGCCATAAGAAGCAATATACTTGTCAATAA
- the LOC122002052 gene encoding ADP-ribosylation factor-like protein 2 yields the protein MGLLSIIRKIKKKEKEMRILMVGLDNSGKTTIVLKINGEDTSVISPTLGFNIKTIKYQKYSLNIWDVGGQKTIRSYWRNYFEQTDGLVWVVDSSDVRRLDDCRLELENLLKEERLAGASLLVFANKQDIQGALKPEDIVKVLNLDSMDKTRHWQIAGCSAYTGEGLLEGFDWLVQDIASRIYVLD from the exons ATGGGGCTTCTCAgcataataaggaagataaagaagaaagagaaggagATGCGAATCCTCATGGT AGGACTGGACAACTCCGGGAAGACTACCATTGTGCTGAAGATTAACGGCGAGGACACCAGCGTCATCAGCCCCACCTTGGGCTTCAACATCAAGaccatcaagtaccaaaa GTACTCGCTTAACATTTGGGACGTTGGTGGTCAGAAGACTATTCGGTCCTACTGGCGTAACTACTTCGAGCAGACGGATGGCCTGGTCTGGGTCGTTGACAGCTCTGATGTCCGGAGGTTAGATGACTGCAGATTGGAGCTCGAAAATCTCTTGAAAGAAGAG AGGTTAGCAGGGGCTTCTTTATTGGTCTTTGCAAATAAGCAGGATATACAAGGTGCTCTCAAGCCAGAAGACATAGTCAAG GTTCTGAATTTGGATTCCATGGACAAAACAAGGCATTGGCAGATTGCTGGATGTAGTGCATATACTGGAGAAGGTTTGCTCGAGGGATTTGATTGGCTGGTGCAGGATATCGCTTCGCGGATATATGTGCTTGACTAA
- the LOC122002057 gene encoding probable ribosome biogenesis protein RLP24, producing MRLEKCWFCSSTIYPGHGIQFVRNDAKIFRFCRSKCHKNFKMKRNPRKVKWTKAYRLLHGKDMTKDSTFELERKRNRPERYDRNVTEKTLQAIKKIDKIRVAREARHHAMRFKGKKAMEHRAAITELEKSIDLVKAPAPLLQAPQEDTAKLKVKVSQPEAEFMEE from the exons ATGAGGTTAGAGAAGTGCTGGTTCTGCTCCTCGACCATATATCCAGGCCATGGAATTCAATTTGTTCGCAATGACGcaaag ATATTTAGGTTCTGTCGATCTAAGTGCCATAAGAATTTCAAAATGAAGAGAAATCCTCGGAAGGTCAAATGGACAAAAGCATACAGGCTATTGCATGGCAAGGATATGACTAAG GACTCAACATTTGAGTTGGAAAGGAAGCGCAACAGGCCTGAAAGATATGACAGGAATGTTACTGAGAAGACACTGCAGGCTATAAAGAAGATCGACAAAATCCGAGTCGCAAGGGAGGCTAGACACCACGCAATGAG GTTCAAAGGTAAAAAGGCAATGGAGCATCGCGCAGCAATCACCGAGCTGGAGAAGAGCATTGATTTGGTCAAAGCACCTGCTCCCCTGCTCCAGGCTCCACAAGAAGATACTGCAAAACTCAAGGTCAAGGTTTCTCAGCCGGAGGCAGAGTTCATGGAGGAATGA
- the LOC122002056 gene encoding thaumatin-like protein 1: MTSSAATALILHFTLLSLAHAATFQILNLCAYTIWPGAIPAGGRRLDPGQVWTINVAPGTTGGQIWARTGCSFNSTGIGRCLTGDCAGLLECEARELGSLPVTLVEFSLDQFDNLDFFDISLVDGFNVPVNLIPTSGRCPAVRCEADITASCPEELRAPGGCNSPCTVFGTDEYCCRTTNNCRPTNYSMFFKSNCPNAYSYVADDATSTFNCTSGTDYTVAFCASSGGELATRFGRMSVRLVVPQINA, encoded by the coding sequence ATGACTTCGTCTGCCGCCACCGCTCTCATCCTCCACTTCACTCTCCTCTCACTCGCCCATGCCGCCACCTTCCAGATACTCAACCTCTGCGCCTACACCATCTGGCCCGGCGCCATCCCCGCCGGCGGCCGCCGTCTTGACCCCGGCCAGGTTTGGACCATCAACGTCGCCCCCGGAACAACAGGCGGACAGATCTGGGCGCGCACAGGCTGCTCCTTCAACTCCACAGGCATCGGCAGATGCCTGACCGGCGATTGCGCCGGCCTCCTTGAGTGTGAAGCTCGCGAGCTCGGGTCTCTGCCGGTCACACTCGTCGAGTTCTCCCTCGACCAATTTGACAACCTCGACTTCTTCGACATCTCCCTCGTCGACGGCTTCAACGTACCAGTGAACTTGATCCCGACCAGCGGAAGATGCCCGGCAGTACGATGCGAGGCCGACATCACGGCGAGCTGCCCGGAGGAGCTGAGGGCGCCCGGCGGATGCAATAGCCCCTGCACCGTGTTCGGGACCGACGAGTACTGCTGCCGAACAACGAATAATTGCCGACCGACCAATTACTCCATGTTCTTCAAGAGCAATTGCCCGAACGCTTACAGCTACGTTGCGGATGACGCGACGTCGACGTTTAATTGCACCAGCGGGACCGACTACACGGTGGCGTTCTGCGCTTCCTCCGGCGGCGAATTGGCCACCAGGTTCGGGCGGATGTCCGTGAGACTGGTCGTCCCGCAAATCAACGCGTAG
- the LOC122002054 gene encoding soluble inorganic pyrophosphatase 6, chloroplastic-like gives MATAATSSATRFATVSSTAALHGLRSRSSSTCHRASFFLPGRSTPISLISRRRFVAPSALLKSDLRVKEDGQPETLDYRVFFLDGSGKKVSPWHDVPLHLGDGVYNFIVEIPKGTSAKMEVATDEAYTPIKQDTKKGKLRFYPYNINWNYGLLPQTWEDPSFANAEVEGAFGDNDPVDIVEIGERRANIGDILKVKPLAALAMIDEGELDWKIVAISLDDPRASLVNDADDVEKHFPGTLTAIRDWFRDYKIPDGKPANKFGLGNKAANKEYALKVIRETNESWAKLMKRSAPAGDLSLV, from the exons ATGGCGACGGCCGCCACCTCATCGGCCACCCGCTTCGCAACCGTCTCGTCCACCGCCGCCCTCCACGGCTTGCGGTCGCGGTCCTCCTCTACATGCCACCGAGCCTCCTTCTTCCTACCCGGGAGATCGACACCCATCTCGCTTATCTCCCGGAGGCGCTTCGTCGCCCCCTCGGCCCTCCTCAAGTCCGATCTCCGGGTCAAGGAGGATGGGCAGCCGGAAACCCTCGACTACCGGGTCTTCTTCCTCGACGGATCCGGGAAGAAGGTATCGCCGTGGCACGATGTTCCCTTGCACTTAGGCGACGGCGTCTACAACTTCATCGTGGAGATCCCCAAGGGGACGAGCGCGAAGATGGAAGTCGCCACCGATGAGGCGTACACGCCTATAAAGCAGGACACGAAGAAGGGCAAGCTCCGATTTTATCC GTACAACATAAACTGGAATTATGGGTTGCTTCCTCAGACGTGGGAAGACCCATCTTTTGCCAATGCAGAAGTTGAAGGGGCATTTGGGGATAATGATCCAG TTGATATTGTAGAAATAGGTGAAAGGCGTGCTAACATTGGTGATATTCTCAAAGTGAAGCCTTTAGCAGCTTTAGCTATGATTGATGAAGGAGAGCTTGACTGGAAGATTGTTGCTATCTCTTTGGATGATCCTCGAGCTTCACTTGTCAATGATGCAGATGATGTTGAGAAACATTTCCCA GGGACCCTTACTGCTATAAGAGATTGGTTCAGAGACTATAAGATTCCAGATGGAAAACCTGCCAATAAATTTGGTCTTGGCAATAAGGCTGCAAACAAG GAGTATGCATTGAAGGTTATTAGGGAGACAAATGAATCATGGGCGAAATTGATGAAAAGATCGGCTCCTGCAGGAGATCTTTCACTCGTATGa
- the LOC122002058 gene encoding protein JASON-like isoform X2, translating into MKCLLRCFRPEGGEVRRKNHLVSNSIPFANRADQDSLVPKRQLGTFFLDHECPPNQVQTPSSKDNAPQDSLLRELKHEAAFLKNCGALLQTPAEFHKTSGATNEAPTGDDISSNFTSKISDTLNLEILWDEKHELSRDLVQDQQNICLSQSDCISCTVVSQQTMQNCESSSLSVSSIKSVVNDEIQIDSVAELNSRCHTPDISPSRYESHIQPQASVCSSFPIPFKVTKEMETRATVYPTNLGNFATGKDSLELCQSYVSDSSEKMQQKPSLTVPEELSITPELVSPSNDRRQNDHDVIYTDKHVAGKTTNNLETPYTNNRDMKALVPACPEQVVSQWLKSSIAIGVCNETKENSYSTKSSDADRPILGLVAAHWKDEAPEHRSPKQWDGNGIPNSTNKYKEDQRVSWHVTPFEERLEKALSDENFFPNRNCHHGKTLEIEDGELTDTAAS; encoded by the exons ATGAAGTGCCTTCTTAGATGTTTTCGTCCAGAAGGCGGCGAGGTGCGACGGAAGAACCATCTGGTTTCCAATTCGATTCCATTCGCAAACAGG GCTGATCAGGACTCCTTGGTCCCGAAGAGGCAGCTGGGAACCTTTTTCTTAG ATCATGAGTGTCCCCCTAACCAAGTACAAACACCAAGTTCAAAGGATAACGCCCCTCAGGATAGCTTACTCAGGGAACTGAAGCATGAG GCTGCATTTCTCAAGAATTGTGGTGCTCTACTGCAAACTCCTGCAGAATTTCACAAAACGTCAGGAGCAACAAATGAAGCTCCTACTGGTGATGATATATCTAGCAATTTTACCTCAAAGATTTCTGATACCCTCAATTTGGAAATTCTCTGGGATGAAAAACACGAACTTTCCAGAGATCTTGTACAGGATCAACAGAATATTTGCCTCTCACAAAGTGACTGTATCAG TTGTACAGTTGTGAGTCAACAGACAATGCAGAATTGCGAATCCTCGTCTCTTTCAGTTAGTTCAATCAAGTCTGTTGTCAATGATGAAATACAAATTGATTCAGTTGCTGAACTAAATTCTAGATGCCACACCCCAGATATCTCTCCAAGTCGATATGAATCTCATATTCAGCCACAAGCTTCTGTATGTTCATCTTTTCCAATTCCATTCAAAGTAACTAAGGAGATGGAGACACGAGCAACTGTCTATCCAACCAATTTAGGCAATTTTGCAACTGGCAAAG ATTCATTGGAACTATGTCAATCATATGTTTCAGATTCCAGTGAGAAAATGCAACAAAAGCCATCCCTAACGGTGCCCGAGGAATTATCTATCACCCCCGAACTTGTCTCTCCAAGCAATGACCGAAGACAAAATGATCATGATGTTATCTACACTGATAAACATGTCGCAGGGAAGACTACAAACAATTTGGAAACACCTTATACTAATAATAGAGACATGAAAGCATTAGTCCCAGCATGCCCAGAACAAGTAGTATCCCAATGGCTAAAATCTTCTATTGCAATTGGAGTGTGCAATGAGACTAAGGAAAACTCATACTCGACGAAGAGTTCTGATGCCGACAGGCCTATTCTGGGTTTGGTTGCAGCACACTGGAAAGATGAAGCACCTGAGCATAGATCACCAAAACAGTGGGATGGAAATGGAATTCCAAACTCCACAAACAAGTACAAAGAG GATCAGAGAGTTAGCTGGCATGTGACACCGTTCGAAGAGAGACTAGAGAAAGCACTTTCCGACGAAAATTTCTTTCCAAACAG GAATTGTCATCATGGTAAGACACTAGAGATCGAGGATGGAGAGTTAACTGATACAGCAGCATCTTAA
- the LOC122002058 gene encoding protein JASON-like isoform X1: MKCLLRCFRPEGGEVRRKNHLVSNSIPFANRADQDSLVPKRQLGTFFLDHECPPNQVQTPSSKDNAPQDSLLRELKHEAAFLKNCGALLQTPAEFHKTSGATNEAPTGDDISSNFTSKISDTLNLEILWDEKHELSRDLVQDQQNICLSQSDCISCTVVSQQTMQNCESSSLSVSSIKSVVNDEIQIDSVAELNSRCHTPDISPSRYESHIQPQASVCSSFPIPFKVTKEMETRATVYPTNLGNFATGKGTKNGNQHAYPIANPRENLRCKLLIADSLELCQSYVSDSSEKMQQKPSLTVPEELSITPELVSPSNDRRQNDHDVIYTDKHVAGKTTNNLETPYTNNRDMKALVPACPEQVVSQWLKSSIAIGVCNETKENSYSTKSSDADRPILGLVAAHWKDEAPEHRSPKQWDGNGIPNSTNKYKEDQRVSWHVTPFEERLEKALSDENFFPNRNCHHGKTLEIEDGELTDTAAS, encoded by the exons ATGAAGTGCCTTCTTAGATGTTTTCGTCCAGAAGGCGGCGAGGTGCGACGGAAGAACCATCTGGTTTCCAATTCGATTCCATTCGCAAACAGG GCTGATCAGGACTCCTTGGTCCCGAAGAGGCAGCTGGGAACCTTTTTCTTAG ATCATGAGTGTCCCCCTAACCAAGTACAAACACCAAGTTCAAAGGATAACGCCCCTCAGGATAGCTTACTCAGGGAACTGAAGCATGAG GCTGCATTTCTCAAGAATTGTGGTGCTCTACTGCAAACTCCTGCAGAATTTCACAAAACGTCAGGAGCAACAAATGAAGCTCCTACTGGTGATGATATATCTAGCAATTTTACCTCAAAGATTTCTGATACCCTCAATTTGGAAATTCTCTGGGATGAAAAACACGAACTTTCCAGAGATCTTGTACAGGATCAACAGAATATTTGCCTCTCACAAAGTGACTGTATCAG TTGTACAGTTGTGAGTCAACAGACAATGCAGAATTGCGAATCCTCGTCTCTTTCAGTTAGTTCAATCAAGTCTGTTGTCAATGATGAAATACAAATTGATTCAGTTGCTGAACTAAATTCTAGATGCCACACCCCAGATATCTCTCCAAGTCGATATGAATCTCATATTCAGCCACAAGCTTCTGTATGTTCATCTTTTCCAATTCCATTCAAAGTAACTAAGGAGATGGAGACACGAGCAACTGTCTATCCAACCAATTTAGGCAATTTTGCAACTGGCAAAGGTACTAAGAACGGAAACCAGCATGCATATCCAATTGCAAATCCCAGGGAAAATCTAAGATGCAAGTTGTTGATTGCAGATTCATTGGAACTATGTCAATCATATGTTTCAGATTCCAGTGAGAAAATGCAACAAAAGCCATCCCTAACGGTGCCCGAGGAATTATCTATCACCCCCGAACTTGTCTCTCCAAGCAATGACCGAAGACAAAATGATCATGATGTTATCTACACTGATAAACATGTCGCAGGGAAGACTACAAACAATTTGGAAACACCTTATACTAATAATAGAGACATGAAAGCATTAGTCCCAGCATGCCCAGAACAAGTAGTATCCCAATGGCTAAAATCTTCTATTGCAATTGGAGTGTGCAATGAGACTAAGGAAAACTCATACTCGACGAAGAGTTCTGATGCCGACAGGCCTATTCTGGGTTTGGTTGCAGCACACTGGAAAGATGAAGCACCTGAGCATAGATCACCAAAACAGTGGGATGGAAATGGAATTCCAAACTCCACAAACAAGTACAAAGAG GATCAGAGAGTTAGCTGGCATGTGACACCGTTCGAAGAGAGACTAGAGAAAGCACTTTCCGACGAAAATTTCTTTCCAAACAG GAATTGTCATCATGGTAAGACACTAGAGATCGAGGATGGAGAGTTAACTGATACAGCAGCATCTTAA
- the LOC122002058 gene encoding uncharacterized protein LOC122002058 isoform X3, with protein sequence MKCLLRCFRPEGGEVRRKNHLVSNSIPFANRADQDSLVPKRQLGTFFLDHECPPNQVQTPSSKDNAPQDSLLRELKHEAAFLKNCGALLQTPAEFHKTSGATNEAPTGDDISSNFTSKISDTLNLEILWDEKHELSRDLVQDQQNICLSQSDCIRCHTPDISPSRYESHIQPQASVCSSFPIPFKVTKEMETRATVYPTNLGNFATGKGTKNGNQHAYPIANPRENLRCKLLIADSLELCQSYVSDSSEKMQQKPSLTVPEELSITPELVSPSNDRRQNDHDVIYTDKHVAGKTTNNLETPYTNNRDMKALVPACPEQVVSQWLKSSIAIGVCNETKENSYSTKSSDADRPILGLVAAHWKDEAPEHRSPKQWDGNGIPNSTNKYKEDQRVSWHVTPFEERLEKALSDENFFPNRNCHHGKTLEIEDGELTDTAAS encoded by the exons ATGAAGTGCCTTCTTAGATGTTTTCGTCCAGAAGGCGGCGAGGTGCGACGGAAGAACCATCTGGTTTCCAATTCGATTCCATTCGCAAACAGG GCTGATCAGGACTCCTTGGTCCCGAAGAGGCAGCTGGGAACCTTTTTCTTAG ATCATGAGTGTCCCCCTAACCAAGTACAAACACCAAGTTCAAAGGATAACGCCCCTCAGGATAGCTTACTCAGGGAACTGAAGCATGAG GCTGCATTTCTCAAGAATTGTGGTGCTCTACTGCAAACTCCTGCAGAATTTCACAAAACGTCAGGAGCAACAAATGAAGCTCCTACTGGTGATGATATATCTAGCAATTTTACCTCAAAGATTTCTGATACCCTCAATTTGGAAATTCTCTGGGATGAAAAACACGAACTTTCCAGAGATCTTGTACAGGATCAACAGAATATTTGCCTCTCACAAAGTGACTGTATCAG ATGCCACACCCCAGATATCTCTCCAAGTCGATATGAATCTCATATTCAGCCACAAGCTTCTGTATGTTCATCTTTTCCAATTCCATTCAAAGTAACTAAGGAGATGGAGACACGAGCAACTGTCTATCCAACCAATTTAGGCAATTTTGCAACTGGCAAAGGTACTAAGAACGGAAACCAGCATGCATATCCAATTGCAAATCCCAGGGAAAATCTAAGATGCAAGTTGTTGATTGCAGATTCATTGGAACTATGTCAATCATATGTTTCAGATTCCAGTGAGAAAATGCAACAAAAGCCATCCCTAACGGTGCCCGAGGAATTATCTATCACCCCCGAACTTGTCTCTCCAAGCAATGACCGAAGACAAAATGATCATGATGTTATCTACACTGATAAACATGTCGCAGGGAAGACTACAAACAATTTGGAAACACCTTATACTAATAATAGAGACATGAAAGCATTAGTCCCAGCATGCCCAGAACAAGTAGTATCCCAATGGCTAAAATCTTCTATTGCAATTGGAGTGTGCAATGAGACTAAGGAAAACTCATACTCGACGAAGAGTTCTGATGCCGACAGGCCTATTCTGGGTTTGGTTGCAGCACACTGGAAAGATGAAGCACCTGAGCATAGATCACCAAAACAGTGGGATGGAAATGGAATTCCAAACTCCACAAACAAGTACAAAGAG GATCAGAGAGTTAGCTGGCATGTGACACCGTTCGAAGAGAGACTAGAGAAAGCACTTTCCGACGAAAATTTCTTTCCAAACAG GAATTGTCATCATGGTAAGACACTAGAGATCGAGGATGGAGAGTTAACTGATACAGCAGCATCTTAA